AGGGAGCTTGAAAGTTACAAGGAGATGCTTGAGAAGGCGACTAAAAGCCAAACTCTCTTACAAGAGAAAGTTGTAGAGGTGGAAAGCCACTCGAAAAGGAAACTTGCTGAAGTTTCTGAGGCCTTAGAAGCAGCGAACTGTGAACTGTCTGATAAAACCTCTGAAGCGTACCAGCTTGAGTTCCAGTTATGGGTCTGGAAATCTATTGCTAAGAGGTTGAAAGTGGAGCTCGAGCAAAACCAGAACCTCCGCAAAAGAGTGGAAGCTTCTCTTCTTGAACAGGTTACACTTGGAGATGCCATGAGGCAAGAAAGAAATGAGCTGGTGAATAAACTAAAGGCAGCTGCTAGGTCTGATTCAGAGAAAGAAATCCTAATAAAGATCATGAGGGAGAAGGACAAGAACTTGGAAGAGGTACAGAGAGAGGTAGACTTGTTGGAACAAGAATCACTTACGAGAGAACTTGAGGATGCTGTTTTTGCGCATATAACTGCAGAGAAGGTGTTGCAGAACGAGAGAGATGAATTGGAAAGTTCATTAAAGTCTGTGTCTTTGCTTCTGGAACAGAAGCAAAATGAGGCTACTATGGTTTACAACGCATGGGAGAAACTAGCTGCTGATAGGATTCTTACCGAGGTAGAAACCGAGGCGAAGAAGCTGATGATAATAGAGCTAGAAGAGGACATCTCTAGTATTAGCCAGAAGCTAGAAAGATCCGATGAGTATGTTTCTTGTTTGAGAGTAGAACTGGAGTCTAAGCAGGGAGAGTTGAAAGAAGTAACCACACAGATGCAGGAAAGGCTAAGAACTTCAGAAGCGGACAAGACAGAGTTAGTTAAACAAGTCACGAGTTTGTCATCAGAAAgacaagatcttctctgttttatCAGTGAACTGGAGAATGGAATGTCGAAGCAGTGTGATGAAGACACGAAGCTGATGAAAGCTTTGGAGAAAACAGTCCAACATTATGATGGATTTGGTAAAGAGAACAACAATGTTGGTTCTCCAAGATTGGTAATGAAGCATGAAGATGTTGCTGTTGAAGATAGGTCACCATTTAGACAACTTAACCATTAGACTAGTTTGATTCCATTCCACAAAGACGCAATGTTTTTAGTTGTTTTATTCTCGGTAAAACTTGTTTGTTATGTTGTTTGATGTTTCTCTGATGAAACCCTCTTTCTTTAACAGAGGTTTCTCTCAttgtataataattaataaacaaacGTACAATAGTATGTTTATTAATCATTTGCTCTTCTTCAGCAAATTCAAacgattttatttatataatttataggaATGTGGACTCATTAGTCTCTGACAAACAGGTCTAGCTGTAATTTGGCTGTGTTTAGAGATGATACTTACCCATTTATGCAACTGTAAGAAAGTTCTTAAATCCAAAAGTTGAATTGATACATTTATTGTTGACTACTTTAGATATACACACAACTACAACAACTAGTAATGTTTACTGGAGTTCATCTTAAATCggttcaaaattaaataaatttcttTAACTGCAATACTTTTGTTTGAATAAGATTATGTGCCCATTAGTCTGAAGGTTAAAATAAGTAATCTATTAAACATAAACTAGAAATTGACGTGTACACTCTTCCGgcgtttatttttattttttatgagtaaatatttatttttaatagtcaGTGATATACtttaacatttattaaatatccaaaacaattatatagtgtgaacgcgaTAATTTAATCtattgttttcaaattatatttgtatcacattttgtataatatatttatgttattagtTTTGAGCTCGAGTTCTAGAGTGGAGAATATATTGTAAAATAGcaattcaaatattatttttatgagtAATTGATCTATTAATAAATTTGGTACTTacatgtataattaaattttaaattattagtaaaaaataattaatgaattaGTTAATTATGTagaaattttactttattttgttttattttcaatatatttgaaaaatatacttATCAGTAATTAATTAGAAATGATTAAGGTATATTATATACTTGTTTTAAATGATGGAAAGGTAGTTAATGCTAAAATTTAGGAATAGTTAAAATCTTAATGGGAAAAtctgtaaattttaatttaatagataggttattttatttttgtacttaagttttaataagatagatttgttattcaaaatttatgcTTCATCTTTTAGTAACAAATTTAATGAAATATacaaccaaaaaatatataaaacttagGCAACAAATTCTATGATTCTTACATATTAAGATATAGTTGACTGTGcaaatctattttataatttattcgTGAAATTAGATTTTGGACCGAAATTCATAATTCTTAATATGTAAAATCACATCGTTTAATATTAGTTCCGTTATGAGCATCGCTCAGTTATTCGCGGGAAAATAAcgatgattcaaaaatatattaatacaaaagaGTAAATACATGTTGATTGGCTGTAGTAGTAAGACTATACTTCATGCATTAACTATCTTCACAGCCTTTAGCCCTTTACACACAACCACATCAATATAAAACCATAGTGTCATTTGCATAAGTATACATCATTTCTAATCTCAACAACCAAAACACTCCTATCTTCTTTGTAAGTCCCTCGTGGTTTCTCATATGTCTACCATGGGAGAGGTTACCGTCGGTTCACAATGCCATAAACTTCTCGACATGCGCGACTTTACTGGCGCTAGGCATCTTGTTAAGATGAATAAACAGTTAGGCAAAGATTGGCCAAAACTTGACCAAGTTGAAGCAATCTGCGACGTGATCATCGCCGCAGAGAACCGGCTTCCCAACGGGTTTATGGATTACTATGGAATGCTTCGGGCGACCCGATTCGGACCGGTGGTTTTGGATGATTTCAGGAGGTTGATGAAGCTCCTAGATTGGAGGTGTAATGGTCTCCCCTCTAGCCAGGAAGCTGCTCAATATGCCTACCAAGCCTGGTCGATGCTTTCTAAGCCCGTCATGAAGGCCAGATACGATCTCGACATCTCCTCCCCGATGGTCAGAGGCGACAACCATGTCGGGGTGGTTCAACTAGGGTTTCCTGAAGGCAGTTCCTTTGTCCCCAAGGAACAGAACCCTAATCAGGATATTGGTCGTGGGAATAACAATGAAGTGGTGGTTATTTCTGATGATGACGATGACGAtgatggagatggagatgaaGACATTATTACAATGGCTCGAACAGCGAAAGTGTTcaaaataaatggaaagagaGTGAAGTTTATaccattgaagaagaagaaaagaaaggattCTTCAACAAGCAACGTGAGGAAGAcctagtttttttatttatgattttaaaccTAGTTTTTTTCCAGTAATAAAACAAAGATTGTAATTCCCATTTTCTTGAGAATCTCAATCTTTATTGTATTATATCTCcttcttgtttttttaatcctaagttaattattacaaaatatttcCGTGCTTGGTATCCATTAATCACCCATTTATTACACATTTGAAGATCTTCTCATTGATATCTTTGTCATTATTACAAGGCTTTTGGTCTTTATATTTatacacaacaacaaaacattCCCTCCATTGTTTTTATCGATCTCTCCTTTCTCTTGGTGTCGCCATGGTTTTACTTCAACAGGTAAGTCTCTCCCTGTTACTTTCTCTACAAGCAATCAAAGTTCATTCATCTCTGAATCATGTCTTGCTTGTGTAAACGCAGTTAGAGCAAGGGATGCGTCCACTTTCTCAGCGTTACAATGTAACAGCCTATTCAACAACAATAGGAAGAAACTTCTTCACAAATGGAGCCTCAAGCAGCAACCTATTCTCCTCCAGAGGGTACTCAACCAATGCAAAGCCAAAATCGAAAACCGAGTCTAAGGAAATGGCTGCAAAGAAACATAGCGAcgcagagagaagaagaaggcttCGGATTAACTACCAGTTTGAAGCTCTTCGCACAATTCTTCCAAACTTAATCAAAGTAAGTTTAGTTTATGCATTCCATTACACCAAATGGTATATcaatatatttaacaattttgtAAACTTAACAGCAGGATAAAGCATCTGTGCTAGGAGAGACTGTCAGGTACTTCAAGGAACTAAAGAAGCTGGTTAATGAGATACCAACCACACCATCTTTAGAAGACAGCTTGAGATTGGGTCAATGTAAGAACATAGACTTTGCGAGAGTGGTGTTCAGCTGTAGCGACAGAGAAGGGCTAATGTCTGAGGTGGCAGAGTCGATGAAAGCAGCGAATGCAAAGGCGGTGAGAGCTGAGATGATGACAGTAGGCGGAAGAACCAAGTGTGTCTTGTTTGTTCAAGGTGTGAATGGGAATGAAGGTTTGGTTAAGCTCAAGAAGGCATTGAAACCTGTGGTGAATCGTAAACTAGAGGGGACAAACAATAACAATGGAGGATCGTTAATGTTGCCTCAGCAGCAATGAGTACATATCTCTGTTTCTACTAGTGCCATTAGAGAAGGTAGATAGATTagatgtaaaagtatataaaagccCATGTGTTATTGAATATGGGTGGATACATACTTAACACAGTCTATTATATTGTTGCAGCTCTTTCTTTGTGAGTGATTGCTACATTATTAAAAAGAGGTTAAACAAGTAATCTTCCTTTCCTCACTCCACCACATTCATTTTCTAAAAACTCTTCTATATGGATCAAAAGATGTTCTTCAACACtgtgaaccaaaaaaaaacaacgacCAACTATTTTTTCCTAACAACAGTTCAGTGGGAAGGCAAACaagttttctttttcattctacacaagcaagcaagcaaaaacaaaagaaaaaaaaaacgaaatactCAATCACTATCAGAGCCAAGAACTTGCTTTTTGATTTCACTAATCTTTGTCTTGAGTTCTTCTCTGTTACTCTGaaaacaaagttaaaattcTTGTGTTACTAAACAAGAAATGAGAAAATTGCtgatttaagatttataaactCAATTGATAAGGAATGTTTATTACATACCTTGAATAGCAAGTAACGTGTCGTGAACCAGAGTGTGTATCCGAGACCAACCACTTCCATCAGCTTAGGTAACTGAACCATCCAAATTAAATGTTACTATAACAagtgtttggaaacaaaaacaaaaagtatgGCTCGCGGTAACTAACCAGAGGGACTGATTCGAGTGAACCAACGATTGCAGAAGTCAAGTAGATAGCAAGTATCCCACCAAACCCATAGAGAACGATTGAATAAGTGTTGTCTGAGTCCAGCTGCATTACCAAACCCCAAAACATTCAACTGATTCTTACATTTCCGTAATCATAGTCAGCATACATACGATGTAGTCTATGAACAAGAGGC
The sequence above is drawn from the Brassica napus cultivar Da-Ae chromosome A8, Da-Ae, whole genome shotgun sequence genome and encodes:
- the LOC125577099 gene encoding uncharacterized protein At4g38065-like, with amino-acid sequence MSTMGEVTVGSQCHKLLDMRDFTGARHLVKMNKQLGKDWPKLDQVEAICDVIIAAENRLPNGFMDYYGMLRATRFGPVVLDDFRRLMKLLDWRCNGLPSSQEAAQYAYQAWSMLSKPVMKARYDLDISSPMVRGDNHVGVVQLGFPEGSSFVPKEQNPNQDIGRGNNNEVVVISDDDDDDDGDGDEDIITMARTAKVFKINGKRVKFIPLKKKKRKDSSTSNVRKT